From Cydia strobilella chromosome 4, ilCydStro3.1, whole genome shotgun sequence, the proteins below share one genomic window:
- the LOC134740551 gene encoding MKRN2 opposite strand protein encodes MDPGILCFHHCAHKVFCTIIPEQCPVCEQKLDRYDYNLLPFRVPYPFVKASQHPRAIVMKPTHGDFLNDYYNSKDLHIGVTNSHGCVVEFSEGGVNGVDTLTKKWSTCDASSDWDQCLLLEQFDELWNEIWDSVLLKVSLSPLWEADRYNEERHNCFTFVLAFLRALDCGELSDKARDPKLFCKQYVVPRTSAAGKYISLYRQLKRQDYFIQSQ; translated from the exons ATGGATCCGGGGATCCTTTGTTTCCACCATTGTGCCCACAAAGTTTTCTGCACAATTATTCCGGAACAATGTCCGGTATGTGAGCAGAAACTAGACCGATATGACTACAATTTGTTACCATTCAG GGTACCATATCCCTTCGTCAAGGCATCTCAGCACCCGAGAGCTATAGTCATGAAGCCTACTCATGGAGATTTTCTCAA CGACTATTACAACTCCAAAGACTTGCACATAGGGGTGACTAACTCGCATGGGTGTGTTGTGGAGTTCAGTGAAGGTGGTGTAAACGGTGTGGACACTTTGACCAAAAAATGGAGCACTTGTGATGCAAGCTCTGACTGGGACCAGTGCCTCCTATTAGAACAGTTTGATGAATTATGGAATGAGATTTGGGATAGTGTACTTTTAAAG GTGAGCCTCAGTCCACTTTGGGAAGCGGATAGATATAATGAGGAAAGACACAATTGCTTTACATTTGTACTGGCTTTCTTAAGGGCTCTGGACTGTGGAGAACTCTCTGACAAAGCACGAGACCCCAAACTCTTCTGCAAACAATATGTGGTCCCTAGAACCTCTGCAGCCGGGAAGTACATCTCCCTGTACCGGCAGCTCAAGCGACAGGACTACTTTATACAGAGCCAATGA